One Cucurbita pepo subsp. pepo cultivar mu-cu-16 chromosome LG07, ASM280686v2, whole genome shotgun sequence genomic region harbors:
- the LOC111798312 gene encoding transcription elongation factor SPT6 homolog isoform X1, with protein sequence MGKAVISDEEDEVELDDREPLDGDDVDGRNMEDEEDEEDEEGQDEYEKDGFIVDDIEEEDEEDVEEREDSDDERQKKKKRKKKEEYVLDEDDYELLEDNNISIQRPKVGSKKFKRLKKARRDNVEPSGFSDDEDFVESSRGGRTAEEKLKRSLFGDDEAPLEDIAEEEEQPEEEEDADIGDEDEMADFIVDEEVDEDGAPLRRRKLKKKKSRQAPGVSSTALQEAHEIFGDVDELLQLRKRELDTHEWREKRLEDEFEPIVISEKYMTEKDDQIREIDMPERMQISEESTGPPPTMDERLEDEEASWIHGHIANGMNSLFGNASGQDLSVTKGDILRFLDLVHVQKLDIPFIAMYRKEEILSLLKDTEHESGDDQDRNEKTPSLKWHKILWAIQDLDKKWLLLQKRKNALKSYYKKRNDEEACRIYDETRLSLNKQLFDSIMKSLKAAESDREVDDVDSKFNLHFPPGEVGVDEGQFKRPKRKSLYSICSKAGLWEVAGKFGYSSEQFGLQLSLEKMRNDELEDPKETPEEMASNFTCAMFETPQAVLKGARHMAAIEISCEPCVRKHVRSYYMDYAVISTSPTSDGNVTIDSFHQFSAVKWLREKPLSRFEDAQWLLIQKAEEEKLLNVTLKLPEKHLNKLINDFNEYYLSDGVSKSAQLWNEQRKLILQDALSGFLLPSMEKEARTLMTSKSKNWLLMEYGKNLWNKVSVGPYQHKENDISSDEEAAPRVMACCWGPGKPATTFVMLDSAGEVLDVLYTGSLTIRSQNVNDQQRKKNDQERVLKFMTDHQPHVVVLGAVNLSCTRLKDDIYEIIFKMVEENPRDVGHEMDGLSIVYGDESLPRLYENSRISADQLQGQSGIVKRAVALGRYLQNPLAMVATLCGPGREILSWKLHPLENFLTPDDKYGMVEQVMVNVTNQVGLDTNLAISHEWLFSPLQFIAGLGPRKAASLQRSLVRAGSIFTRKDFVTAHGLGKKVFVNAVGFLRVRRSGLAASSSQFIDLLDNTRIHPESYALAQELAKDVFDEDVKGDANDDEDAEMAIEHVRDRPHLLRTLDVDEYSKSKNREDKRDTFLDIKRELMQGFQDWRKQYEEPSQDEEFYMISGETEDTLAEGKIVQATVRKVQGQRAICGLESGLTGMLMKEDYADDSRDISDLSDRLHEGDIVTCKIKSIQKNRYQVFLVCKESEMRSNRHQVTRNLDPYYHEDRSSLQSEQDKSRKEKELAKKLFKPRMIVHPRFQNITADEAMELLSDKDPGESIVRPSSRGPSFLTLTLKIYNGVYAHKDIVEGGKEHKDITSLLRIGKTLKIGEDTFEDLDEVMDRYVDPLVAHLKTMLSYRKFRKGTKAEVDELMKIEKSEYPMRIVYGFGISHEHPGTFILTYIRSTNPHHEYIGLYPKGFKFRKRMFEDIDRLVAYFQRHIDDPQHDSAPSIRSVAAMVPMRSPATGGSSAASAGSPWGGSSHDGGWRSQSYDRDRSSTPGSRTGRNDNRNSGSRDGHPSGLPRPYGGRGRGRGSYNNNRGNNERPDSSYDSSRWDSSSKDGDDGLSNFPGAKIQNSPGKEAFPGGWSSGGSGGGGGNGLSDSGSGGGGGGWGGTGGNSKGNWGGGGGSGPSNSGGWGS encoded by the exons ATGGGCAAGGCGGTGATCTCCGATGAAGAAG ATGAGGTCGAATTGGACGACCGAGAGCCGCTTGACGGTGATGATGTCGACGGTCGTAATATGGAGGacgaggaagatgaagaagatg aagAAGGACAGGATGAGTATGAAAAGGATGGTTTCATAGTCGATgatattgaagaagaagatgaagaagatgtaGAGGAGAGGGAAGACAGTGATGATGAAaggcagaagaagaagaaaaggaagaaaaa GGAGGAATATGTACTTGATGAAGATGACTATGAACTCCTTGAGGACAACAATATTAGCATTCAACGGCCGAAGGTA GGGAGCAAAAAGTTTAAGAGGCTTAAAAAAGCTCGAAGGGACAATGTCGAGCCTTCTGGGTTTTCTGATGATGAGGATTTTGTCGAAAGTAGTAGAGGCGGACGAACTGCAGAGGAAAAACTTAAACGTAGTTTGTTTGGTGATGATGAAG CTCCACTTGAGGATATTGCCGAAGAGGAGGAACAAcctgaagaggaagaagatgctgACATAGGAGATGAGGATGAAATGGCTGATTTCATTGTGGATGAAGAAGTTGATGAAGATGGGgctcccttaag GCGGaggaagttgaagaaaaagaaatccagACAAGCGCCTGGTGTTTCATCAACTGCTTTGCAGGAGGCACATGAAATTTTTGGCGATGTCGATGAGCTTCTTCAGCTTCGCAAAAGAGAATTGGATACTCATGAGTGGCGTGAAAAGAGATTAGAAGATGAATTTGAACCAATTGTAATTTCTGAGAAGTATATGACAGAAAAAGATGACCAGATAAGGGAGATTGATATGCCCGAAAGAATGCAG ATTTCAGAGGAAAGCACTGGGCCTCCTCCTACTATGGACGAGAGGCTGGAGGATGAGGAGGCTTCGTGGATACATGGTCATATTGCTAATGGAATGAACTCTTTATTTGGCAATGCCAGTGGACAAGACCTATCTGTAACAAAGGGTGATATTCTGCGGTTTCTGGATCTTGTACATGTCCAAAAATTAGAT ATACCATTCATTGCCATGTATAGGAAGGAGGAAATCCTAAGCTTATTAAAAGATACAGAACATGAGTCTGGTGATGATCAGGatagaaatgaaaaaacacCCTCGTTAAAGTGGCATAAG ATACTTTGGGCAATTCAAGACTTGGACAAAAAGTGGCTGCTTCTTCAAAAGCGGAAAAATGCTCTTAAATCATATTACAAGAAGCGTAATGACGAGGAGGCATGTAGGATTTATGATGAAACTAGACTGTCATTGAATAAACAGCTTTTTGATTCGATCATGAAATCTCTCAAGGCAGCTGAATCAGATAGAGAGGTAGATGATGTTGACTCAAAGTTCAATTTGCATTTTCCCCCTGGTGAAGTTGGTGTTGATGAAGGACAGTTCAAAAGGCCTAAGAGGAAATCACTATACAGTATTTGTAGTAAGGCTGGCTTATGGGAGGTTGCAGGAAAATTTGGTTATAGCTCTGAGCAATTCGGGTTGCAGCTCTCCTTAGAAAAGATG AGGAATGATGAGTTGGAGGATCCAAAGGAAACACCTGAAGAGATGGCATCAAACTTTACCTGTGCGATGTTTGAGACTCCTCAAGCTGTTCTCAAGGGAGCTAGGCATATG GCAGCTATTGAGATTAGTTGTGAACCTTGTGTGAGGAAGCATGTCAGGAGCTACTATATGGACTATGCCGTGATATCAACAAGTCCTACATCAGATGGAAATGTTACAATAGAttcttttcatcaattttcaGCTGTTAAGTGGCTCCGTGAAAAGCCATTGAGTAGATTTGAGGATGCACAGTGGCTTCTTATTCAGAAggctgaagaagaaaaacttcTGAATGTTACTCTCAAGCTACCcgaaaaacatttaaataagttgataaatgattttaatgaatattatCTGAGTGATGGTGTTAGCAAATCTGCTCAGCTGTGGAATGAGCAGAGAAAGTTGATATTGCAGGATGCACTTTCTGGTTTTCTTCTGCCTTCAATGGAGAAAGAGGCAAGAACCCTGATGACTAGTAAATCAAAAAACTGGTTACTTATGGAATATGGAAAGAATTTATGGAATAAAGTATCTGTTGGTCCATATCaacacaaagaaaatgatattagtTCTGATGAAGAGGCTGCCCCAAGGGTAATGGCATGCTGTTGGGGTCCTGGAAAGCCAGCTACCACCTTTGTGATGTTAGATTCAGCTGGTGAGGTTCTTGATGTTCTTTACACTGGATCTCTCACCATACGTTCTCAAAATGTGAATGATCAACAGCGGAAGAAAAATGATCAAGAGCGAGTTTTGAAGTTCATGACAGACCATCAACCACATGTTGTTGTTCTAGGAGCAGTTAATTTATCTTGTACCCGATTGAAAGATGATATTTATGAG attatttttaagatgGTGGAGGAGAATCCTAGAGACGTTGGACATGAGATGGATGGATTAAGCATTGTATATGGCGATGAGTCCCTTCCTCGTTTGTATGAAAATTCTAGGATTTCCGCTGATCAATTACAAGGGCAATCAG GCATTGTGAAGCGTGCTGTTGCTCTTGGACGCTATCTGCAAAATCCTCTCGCTATGGTTGCAACACTTTGTGGTCCAGGAAGGGAGATCTTATCTTGGAAACTACATCCTTTGGAGAACTTCCTGACCCCAGATGACAAATATGGAATGGTTGAACAGGTTATGGTTAATGTAACCAACCAGGTTGGCCTGGACACTAATTTGGCTATAAGCCATGAATGGTTGTTCAGCCCATTGCAATTTATAGCTGGACTTGGACCTAGGAAGGCAGCTTCTTTGCAGAGATCCTTGGTGAGGGCTGGATCAATTTTCACACGGAAGGACTTTGTTACTGCACATGGTCTTGGTAAAAAGGTATTTGTTAATGCAGTTGGGTTCTTGCGTGTAAGGCGGAGTGGATTGGCTGCAAGCAGCAGCCAATTTATAGATTTATTGGATAATACGAGAATTCATCCTGAATCTTATGCTTTAGCGCAAGAATTAGCAAAGGATGTTTTTGATGAAGATGTTAAAGGTGATGCTAATGATGATGAGGATGCAGAGATGGCCATAGAGCATGTTAGAGACCGGCCTCATTTACTGAGGACTCTTGATGTTGATGAATATTCTAAGAGCAAGAATCGGGAAGATAAACGAGATACTTTTCTTGACATAAAAAGAGAACTGATGCAGGGCTTTCAGGATTGGCGTAAGCAATATGAAGAGCCCAGTCAAGATGAAGAGTTTTACATGATATCTGGTGAAACAGAAGATACCCTTGCGGAAGGGAAAATTGTGCAAGCTACTGTCCGCAAAGTACAAGGTCAAAGAGCAATTTGTGGACTTGAATCTGGATTGACTGGAATGCTTATGAAAGAAGATTATGCAGATGATTCTAGAGATATTTCTGACTTGTCTGATAGGTTGCATGAGGGGGATATTGTTACTTGCAAGATTAAATCAATTCAGAAGAATAGGTATCaagtttttcttgtttgtaaAGAGAGTGAGATGAGAAGTAATCGGCACCAGGTTACTCGAAATCTTGATCCCTACTATCATGAAGATCGAAGCAGCCTACAGAGTGAGCAAGACAAGTCTCGAAAAGAGAAGGAACTTGCGAAAAAGCTTTTCAAGCCAAGAATGATTGTTCACCCTCGTTTCCAGAATATAACAGCAGATGAAGCAATGGAG CTCTTATCTGACAAGGATCCTGGTGAAAGTATTGTGCGACCAAGTTCTCGAGGACCTTCTTTTTTGactttgacacttaaaatttaCAATGGAGTATATGCTCACAAAGATATAGTTGAAGGTGGAAAGGAGCATAAAGACATAACTAGCTTGTTGCGTATAGGGAAGACCTTGAAAATTGGGGAGGACACGTTCGAGGATTTGGACGAG GTGATGGATCGCTATGTTGATCCCTTAGTTGCTCACTTAAAGACGATGCTAAGTTATCGCAAGTTCAGGAAGGGCACAAAAGCAGAAGTTGACGAACTTATGAAGATTGAGAAGTCAGAGTATCCAATGAGAATAGTCTATGGTTTTGGAATTTCTCACGAACATCCGGGTACATTCATTTTGACATACATCCGAAGTACAAATCCACACCACGAGTATATTGGCCTCTATCCGAAGGGatttaaatttaggaaaagaaTGTTTGAAGATATTGATAGGCTTGTGGCCTATTTTCAAAGGCACATTGATGATCCCCAGCATGATTCAGCACCATCGATTAGATCAGTTGCTGCTATGGTACCAATGCGGAGCCCTGCAACTGGTGGCTCTTCCGCAGCATCTGCAGGTAGCCCTTGGGGTGGTTCGTCGCATGATGGTGGCTGGAGAAGCCAGTCATATGACAGGGATCGTTCTTCTACTCCTGGGTCTAGAACAG GGCGAAATGACAACAGAAATTCCGGTAGTCGTGATGGACATCCTAGTGGTCTGCCTAGACCATACGGTGGACGTGGGCGTGGTCGAGGCTCATACAATAACAATAGAGGGAATAACGAGAGGCCAGATTCTAGTTACGATTCCTCCAGGTGGGATTCATCTTCCAAGGATGGGGATGATGGATTGAGCAACTTCCCAGGAgccaaaattcaaaattcaccAGGCAAAGAAGCCTTCCCCGGTGGCTGGAGCTCTGGTGGGAGTGGGGGTGGTGGTGGTAATGGATTAAGCGACAGTGGCagtggtggcggtggcggtggttGGGGTGGGACTGGTGGGAATTCCAAAGGGAATTggggtggtggtggtggttctGGTCCAAGTAACAGTGGGGGATGGGGTTCTTAA
- the LOC111798312 gene encoding transcription elongation factor SPT6 homolog isoform X2, translated as MGKAVISDEEDEVELDDREPLDGDDVDGRNMEDEEDEEDEEGQDEYEKDGFIVDDIEEEDEEDVEEREDSDDERQKKKKRKKKEEYVLDEDDYELLEDNNISIQRPKGSKKFKRLKKARRDNVEPSGFSDDEDFVESSRGGRTAEEKLKRSLFGDDEAPLEDIAEEEEQPEEEEDADIGDEDEMADFIVDEEVDEDGAPLRRRKLKKKKSRQAPGVSSTALQEAHEIFGDVDELLQLRKRELDTHEWREKRLEDEFEPIVISEKYMTEKDDQIREIDMPERMQISEESTGPPPTMDERLEDEEASWIHGHIANGMNSLFGNASGQDLSVTKGDILRFLDLVHVQKLDIPFIAMYRKEEILSLLKDTEHESGDDQDRNEKTPSLKWHKILWAIQDLDKKWLLLQKRKNALKSYYKKRNDEEACRIYDETRLSLNKQLFDSIMKSLKAAESDREVDDVDSKFNLHFPPGEVGVDEGQFKRPKRKSLYSICSKAGLWEVAGKFGYSSEQFGLQLSLEKMRNDELEDPKETPEEMASNFTCAMFETPQAVLKGARHMAAIEISCEPCVRKHVRSYYMDYAVISTSPTSDGNVTIDSFHQFSAVKWLREKPLSRFEDAQWLLIQKAEEEKLLNVTLKLPEKHLNKLINDFNEYYLSDGVSKSAQLWNEQRKLILQDALSGFLLPSMEKEARTLMTSKSKNWLLMEYGKNLWNKVSVGPYQHKENDISSDEEAAPRVMACCWGPGKPATTFVMLDSAGEVLDVLYTGSLTIRSQNVNDQQRKKNDQERVLKFMTDHQPHVVVLGAVNLSCTRLKDDIYEIIFKMVEENPRDVGHEMDGLSIVYGDESLPRLYENSRISADQLQGQSGIVKRAVALGRYLQNPLAMVATLCGPGREILSWKLHPLENFLTPDDKYGMVEQVMVNVTNQVGLDTNLAISHEWLFSPLQFIAGLGPRKAASLQRSLVRAGSIFTRKDFVTAHGLGKKVFVNAVGFLRVRRSGLAASSSQFIDLLDNTRIHPESYALAQELAKDVFDEDVKGDANDDEDAEMAIEHVRDRPHLLRTLDVDEYSKSKNREDKRDTFLDIKRELMQGFQDWRKQYEEPSQDEEFYMISGETEDTLAEGKIVQATVRKVQGQRAICGLESGLTGMLMKEDYADDSRDISDLSDRLHEGDIVTCKIKSIQKNRYQVFLVCKESEMRSNRHQVTRNLDPYYHEDRSSLQSEQDKSRKEKELAKKLFKPRMIVHPRFQNITADEAMELLSDKDPGESIVRPSSRGPSFLTLTLKIYNGVYAHKDIVEGGKEHKDITSLLRIGKTLKIGEDTFEDLDEVMDRYVDPLVAHLKTMLSYRKFRKGTKAEVDELMKIEKSEYPMRIVYGFGISHEHPGTFILTYIRSTNPHHEYIGLYPKGFKFRKRMFEDIDRLVAYFQRHIDDPQHDSAPSIRSVAAMVPMRSPATGGSSAASAGSPWGGSSHDGGWRSQSYDRDRSSTPGSRTGRNDNRNSGSRDGHPSGLPRPYGGRGRGRGSYNNNRGNNERPDSSYDSSRWDSSSKDGDDGLSNFPGAKIQNSPGKEAFPGGWSSGGSGGGGGNGLSDSGSGGGGGGWGGTGGNSKGNWGGGGGSGPSNSGGWGS; from the exons ATGGGCAAGGCGGTGATCTCCGATGAAGAAG ATGAGGTCGAATTGGACGACCGAGAGCCGCTTGACGGTGATGATGTCGACGGTCGTAATATGGAGGacgaggaagatgaagaagatg aagAAGGACAGGATGAGTATGAAAAGGATGGTTTCATAGTCGATgatattgaagaagaagatgaagaagatgtaGAGGAGAGGGAAGACAGTGATGATGAAaggcagaagaagaagaaaaggaagaaaaa GGAGGAATATGTACTTGATGAAGATGACTATGAACTCCTTGAGGACAACAATATTAGCATTCAACGGCCGAAG GGGAGCAAAAAGTTTAAGAGGCTTAAAAAAGCTCGAAGGGACAATGTCGAGCCTTCTGGGTTTTCTGATGATGAGGATTTTGTCGAAAGTAGTAGAGGCGGACGAACTGCAGAGGAAAAACTTAAACGTAGTTTGTTTGGTGATGATGAAG CTCCACTTGAGGATATTGCCGAAGAGGAGGAACAAcctgaagaggaagaagatgctgACATAGGAGATGAGGATGAAATGGCTGATTTCATTGTGGATGAAGAAGTTGATGAAGATGGGgctcccttaag GCGGaggaagttgaagaaaaagaaatccagACAAGCGCCTGGTGTTTCATCAACTGCTTTGCAGGAGGCACATGAAATTTTTGGCGATGTCGATGAGCTTCTTCAGCTTCGCAAAAGAGAATTGGATACTCATGAGTGGCGTGAAAAGAGATTAGAAGATGAATTTGAACCAATTGTAATTTCTGAGAAGTATATGACAGAAAAAGATGACCAGATAAGGGAGATTGATATGCCCGAAAGAATGCAG ATTTCAGAGGAAAGCACTGGGCCTCCTCCTACTATGGACGAGAGGCTGGAGGATGAGGAGGCTTCGTGGATACATGGTCATATTGCTAATGGAATGAACTCTTTATTTGGCAATGCCAGTGGACAAGACCTATCTGTAACAAAGGGTGATATTCTGCGGTTTCTGGATCTTGTACATGTCCAAAAATTAGAT ATACCATTCATTGCCATGTATAGGAAGGAGGAAATCCTAAGCTTATTAAAAGATACAGAACATGAGTCTGGTGATGATCAGGatagaaatgaaaaaacacCCTCGTTAAAGTGGCATAAG ATACTTTGGGCAATTCAAGACTTGGACAAAAAGTGGCTGCTTCTTCAAAAGCGGAAAAATGCTCTTAAATCATATTACAAGAAGCGTAATGACGAGGAGGCATGTAGGATTTATGATGAAACTAGACTGTCATTGAATAAACAGCTTTTTGATTCGATCATGAAATCTCTCAAGGCAGCTGAATCAGATAGAGAGGTAGATGATGTTGACTCAAAGTTCAATTTGCATTTTCCCCCTGGTGAAGTTGGTGTTGATGAAGGACAGTTCAAAAGGCCTAAGAGGAAATCACTATACAGTATTTGTAGTAAGGCTGGCTTATGGGAGGTTGCAGGAAAATTTGGTTATAGCTCTGAGCAATTCGGGTTGCAGCTCTCCTTAGAAAAGATG AGGAATGATGAGTTGGAGGATCCAAAGGAAACACCTGAAGAGATGGCATCAAACTTTACCTGTGCGATGTTTGAGACTCCTCAAGCTGTTCTCAAGGGAGCTAGGCATATG GCAGCTATTGAGATTAGTTGTGAACCTTGTGTGAGGAAGCATGTCAGGAGCTACTATATGGACTATGCCGTGATATCAACAAGTCCTACATCAGATGGAAATGTTACAATAGAttcttttcatcaattttcaGCTGTTAAGTGGCTCCGTGAAAAGCCATTGAGTAGATTTGAGGATGCACAGTGGCTTCTTATTCAGAAggctgaagaagaaaaacttcTGAATGTTACTCTCAAGCTACCcgaaaaacatttaaataagttgataaatgattttaatgaatattatCTGAGTGATGGTGTTAGCAAATCTGCTCAGCTGTGGAATGAGCAGAGAAAGTTGATATTGCAGGATGCACTTTCTGGTTTTCTTCTGCCTTCAATGGAGAAAGAGGCAAGAACCCTGATGACTAGTAAATCAAAAAACTGGTTACTTATGGAATATGGAAAGAATTTATGGAATAAAGTATCTGTTGGTCCATATCaacacaaagaaaatgatattagtTCTGATGAAGAGGCTGCCCCAAGGGTAATGGCATGCTGTTGGGGTCCTGGAAAGCCAGCTACCACCTTTGTGATGTTAGATTCAGCTGGTGAGGTTCTTGATGTTCTTTACACTGGATCTCTCACCATACGTTCTCAAAATGTGAATGATCAACAGCGGAAGAAAAATGATCAAGAGCGAGTTTTGAAGTTCATGACAGACCATCAACCACATGTTGTTGTTCTAGGAGCAGTTAATTTATCTTGTACCCGATTGAAAGATGATATTTATGAG attatttttaagatgGTGGAGGAGAATCCTAGAGACGTTGGACATGAGATGGATGGATTAAGCATTGTATATGGCGATGAGTCCCTTCCTCGTTTGTATGAAAATTCTAGGATTTCCGCTGATCAATTACAAGGGCAATCAG GCATTGTGAAGCGTGCTGTTGCTCTTGGACGCTATCTGCAAAATCCTCTCGCTATGGTTGCAACACTTTGTGGTCCAGGAAGGGAGATCTTATCTTGGAAACTACATCCTTTGGAGAACTTCCTGACCCCAGATGACAAATATGGAATGGTTGAACAGGTTATGGTTAATGTAACCAACCAGGTTGGCCTGGACACTAATTTGGCTATAAGCCATGAATGGTTGTTCAGCCCATTGCAATTTATAGCTGGACTTGGACCTAGGAAGGCAGCTTCTTTGCAGAGATCCTTGGTGAGGGCTGGATCAATTTTCACACGGAAGGACTTTGTTACTGCACATGGTCTTGGTAAAAAGGTATTTGTTAATGCAGTTGGGTTCTTGCGTGTAAGGCGGAGTGGATTGGCTGCAAGCAGCAGCCAATTTATAGATTTATTGGATAATACGAGAATTCATCCTGAATCTTATGCTTTAGCGCAAGAATTAGCAAAGGATGTTTTTGATGAAGATGTTAAAGGTGATGCTAATGATGATGAGGATGCAGAGATGGCCATAGAGCATGTTAGAGACCGGCCTCATTTACTGAGGACTCTTGATGTTGATGAATATTCTAAGAGCAAGAATCGGGAAGATAAACGAGATACTTTTCTTGACATAAAAAGAGAACTGATGCAGGGCTTTCAGGATTGGCGTAAGCAATATGAAGAGCCCAGTCAAGATGAAGAGTTTTACATGATATCTGGTGAAACAGAAGATACCCTTGCGGAAGGGAAAATTGTGCAAGCTACTGTCCGCAAAGTACAAGGTCAAAGAGCAATTTGTGGACTTGAATCTGGATTGACTGGAATGCTTATGAAAGAAGATTATGCAGATGATTCTAGAGATATTTCTGACTTGTCTGATAGGTTGCATGAGGGGGATATTGTTACTTGCAAGATTAAATCAATTCAGAAGAATAGGTATCaagtttttcttgtttgtaaAGAGAGTGAGATGAGAAGTAATCGGCACCAGGTTACTCGAAATCTTGATCCCTACTATCATGAAGATCGAAGCAGCCTACAGAGTGAGCAAGACAAGTCTCGAAAAGAGAAGGAACTTGCGAAAAAGCTTTTCAAGCCAAGAATGATTGTTCACCCTCGTTTCCAGAATATAACAGCAGATGAAGCAATGGAG CTCTTATCTGACAAGGATCCTGGTGAAAGTATTGTGCGACCAAGTTCTCGAGGACCTTCTTTTTTGactttgacacttaaaatttaCAATGGAGTATATGCTCACAAAGATATAGTTGAAGGTGGAAAGGAGCATAAAGACATAACTAGCTTGTTGCGTATAGGGAAGACCTTGAAAATTGGGGAGGACACGTTCGAGGATTTGGACGAG GTGATGGATCGCTATGTTGATCCCTTAGTTGCTCACTTAAAGACGATGCTAAGTTATCGCAAGTTCAGGAAGGGCACAAAAGCAGAAGTTGACGAACTTATGAAGATTGAGAAGTCAGAGTATCCAATGAGAATAGTCTATGGTTTTGGAATTTCTCACGAACATCCGGGTACATTCATTTTGACATACATCCGAAGTACAAATCCACACCACGAGTATATTGGCCTCTATCCGAAGGGatttaaatttaggaaaagaaTGTTTGAAGATATTGATAGGCTTGTGGCCTATTTTCAAAGGCACATTGATGATCCCCAGCATGATTCAGCACCATCGATTAGATCAGTTGCTGCTATGGTACCAATGCGGAGCCCTGCAACTGGTGGCTCTTCCGCAGCATCTGCAGGTAGCCCTTGGGGTGGTTCGTCGCATGATGGTGGCTGGAGAAGCCAGTCATATGACAGGGATCGTTCTTCTACTCCTGGGTCTAGAACAG GGCGAAATGACAACAGAAATTCCGGTAGTCGTGATGGACATCCTAGTGGTCTGCCTAGACCATACGGTGGACGTGGGCGTGGTCGAGGCTCATACAATAACAATAGAGGGAATAACGAGAGGCCAGATTCTAGTTACGATTCCTCCAGGTGGGATTCATCTTCCAAGGATGGGGATGATGGATTGAGCAACTTCCCAGGAgccaaaattcaaaattcaccAGGCAAAGAAGCCTTCCCCGGTGGCTGGAGCTCTGGTGGGAGTGGGGGTGGTGGTGGTAATGGATTAAGCGACAGTGGCagtggtggcggtggcggtggttGGGGTGGGACTGGTGGGAATTCCAAAGGGAATTggggtggtggtggtggttctGGTCCAAGTAACAGTGGGGGATGGGGTTCTTAA